One part of the Verrucomicrobiota bacterium genome encodes these proteins:
- a CDS encoding Tex family protein translates to MNEVYINKIAGELKVQPRQVAATARLFGEGATVPFIARYRKEATGSLDEVAITSIRERLLQLAELDERRTAMLKSLEERHLLTDALRTGLAQAETMTAMEDLYAPYRPKRRTRAIIAREQGLEPLADYIFGNQNAGDPKVEALKFVSAEKGVENADKALAGARDIIAERVSDDAKARAALRDLFQTKAVVKSKVMLDKEKDGAKFKDYFDWNEPVASIPSHRLLAIRRGETEGFLLVRMTVDELDALALLTPMFVTGKGPCAEQVRLAVEDCYKRLLGFAIEGELRVDSKKKADKEAIRVFAENLRELLLASPLGRKNVLAIDPGFRTGCKVVCLDRQGKLLHNDVIFPTAASVGEVREAAQAILSMVKHYQIEAIAIGNGTASREAETVVRKLGLPSSLPIVMVNESGASIYSASEVAREEFPNHDITVRGAVSIGRRLMDPLAELVKLDPKSIGVGQYQHDVDQSDLKKSLDDVVISCVNGVGVELNTASKQLLSYVSGLGPVLAANIVTHRDANGPFKSRQELLKVPRLGTKAFEQCAGFLRIRDGAHPLDASAVHPESYGVVDTMARDLKCAVPDLLRDAGLRQRIDLKRYVTETVGLPTLSDILAELAKPGRDPRQKFETFSFQEGVEKMEDLKIGMKLPGIVTNVTAFGAFVDIGVHQDGLVHVSQLADRFIKDPSEVVKVQQRVTVIVTDLDLERKRIALSMRANPEIGAQSNTRTSPGGPRSPGGMRPGQRPAAAPPPTNDWFSDAMHRAQDRKR, encoded by the coding sequence ATGAACGAAGTATATATTAATAAAATCGCCGGCGAGTTGAAAGTGCAACCGCGCCAGGTGGCCGCCACGGCCCGCCTGTTCGGTGAAGGCGCCACAGTCCCCTTTATTGCCCGGTACCGCAAGGAAGCCACCGGGTCGCTGGATGAGGTGGCCATCACCTCTATCCGCGAACGCCTCCTGCAACTGGCGGAACTGGATGAGCGGCGAACGGCCATGCTCAAATCACTCGAAGAGCGCCACCTGCTTACGGATGCCTTGCGTACCGGGCTGGCGCAGGCCGAAACCATGACCGCCATGGAGGACCTTTATGCGCCGTATCGCCCCAAACGCCGCACCCGCGCCATCATCGCCCGCGAGCAGGGGCTTGAACCGCTGGCCGACTATATCTTCGGCAACCAGAACGCGGGCGACCCGAAAGTTGAAGCCCTGAAATTTGTCAGTGCCGAAAAGGGCGTGGAGAATGCCGACAAAGCGCTGGCGGGCGCGCGCGACATCATTGCCGAACGCGTGAGTGACGACGCCAAAGCCCGTGCCGCGTTGCGCGATTTGTTCCAGACCAAGGCGGTGGTGAAATCCAAGGTGATGCTGGACAAGGAAAAGGACGGCGCGAAATTCAAGGATTACTTCGATTGGAACGAGCCGGTCGCCAGCATTCCCAGTCATCGCCTGCTGGCCATTCGGCGCGGCGAGACCGAGGGCTTTCTGCTGGTGCGCATGACCGTGGATGAACTGGACGCCCTGGCGCTGCTGACGCCCATGTTTGTCACCGGCAAAGGTCCGTGCGCGGAGCAGGTCCGGCTGGCGGTCGAAGACTGCTATAAGCGGTTGCTGGGTTTTGCGATTGAAGGGGAATTGCGGGTGGACTCCAAGAAAAAGGCGGATAAGGAAGCGATTCGGGTCTTTGCGGAAAACCTGCGCGAACTGCTGTTGGCGTCGCCCTTGGGTCGCAAGAACGTGCTGGCGATTGATCCTGGCTTCCGCACCGGCTGCAAGGTCGTGTGCCTGGATCGCCAGGGCAAACTGCTGCATAACGATGTTATTTTCCCGACCGCCGCCTCCGTCGGCGAGGTGCGGGAGGCCGCCCAGGCCATCCTCTCCATGGTGAAACATTACCAGATCGAGGCCATCGCGATTGGCAACGGCACCGCCAGCCGCGAGGCCGAAACGGTGGTCCGCAAGCTCGGCCTGCCGTCCAGCCTGCCCATTGTGATGGTGAACGAAAGCGGCGCTTCCATCTACTCGGCGTCCGAAGTGGCACGCGAAGAATTTCCCAACCACGACATTACGGTGCGCGGTGCGGTTTCCATTGGCCGCCGCCTCATGGACCCGCTGGCGGAACTTGTGAAACTTGATCCAAAATCCATCGGCGTGGGCCAGTACCAGCATGATGTGGATCAGTCCGACCTGAAAAAGAGCCTGGATGACGTCGTGATCAGTTGCGTGAACGGCGTGGGGGTGGAATTGAACACCGCCAGTAAGCAACTGCTTAGTTACGTGTCTGGCTTGGGGCCGGTCTTGGCGGCCAACATAGTCACGCACCGTGATGCCAATGGGCCGTTCAAATCGCGCCAGGAATTGTTGAAAGTGCCGCGTTTGGGCACCAAGGCGTTTGAGCAATGCGCGGGTTTTCTTCGTATTCGTGATGGCGCGCATCCCTTGGATGCCAGCGCGGTGCATCCGGAAAGTTACGGCGTGGTGGATACCATGGCACGCGATCTCAAATGTGCCGTGCCGGATCTGCTGCGGGATGCCGGCCTGCGCCAGAGAATTGACCTAAAGCGTTACGTCACCGAAACCGTGGGGCTGCCCACTCTGAGCGACATTCTTGCCGAACTGGCCAAACCGGGCCGCGATCCCCGCCAGAAATTCGAGACATTTTCCTTCCAGGAAGGCGTCGAAAAAATGGAGGACCTAAAGATCGGTATGAAATTGCCAGGCATCGTTACCAACGTCACGGCGTTTGGCGCGTTTGTGGACATTGGGGTGCATCAAGATGGCTTGGTGCATGTCAGCCAGCTTGCCGATCGTTTCATCAAAGACCCGTCCGAAGTTGTCAAAGTCCAACAGCGCGTTACGGTCATTGTGACAGACCTGGACCTGGAACGTAAACGTATCGCCCTATCCATGCGCGCCAATCCGGAAATTGGCGCACAATCCAACACCCGCACCTCTCCCGGTGGACCACGATCACCCGGAGGAATGCGGCCCGGTCAACGTCCCGCCGCCGCCCCGCCGCCCACGAACGACTGGTTCAGCGATGCCATGCATCGCGCCCAAGACCGGAAACGGTGA
- a CDS encoding ribonuclease D, with the protein MITRDDQLMAFAPELQSAPWVALDTEADSLHTYPEKLCLVQLSIPGRDVLVDPLAQINLAPLWPVLTGHELILHGADYDLHLLVEQAGFVPTAVFDTMLAARILGYDRFGLGDLVTRHCGVTLEKGSQKADWSRRPLTPKLEAYARNDTRYLKAIETILRAELTAKGRLAWHQEMCTRLVAETARATPVDPNEIWRVKGSFALSRPQLAVLREVWHWREQEALASKRPPFFIMSHDALIGIARAAVAQQDLTPILPRKFYPPRRDRLEQAVGRGLAVPANQQPLPPHREKHRMSYRQRKAFEALQGVRDRQATALMLDPSLIASKATLIALASDGEVAWQKIMSWQRDLMKG; encoded by the coding sequence ATGATTACGCGGGATGACCAACTGATGGCGTTTGCCCCGGAGTTACAGTCCGCCCCTTGGGTGGCGCTGGACACCGAGGCGGACAGCCTGCACACGTATCCCGAAAAGCTGTGCCTGGTGCAACTGAGCATTCCCGGCCGGGATGTGCTGGTGGATCCGTTGGCCCAGATCAACCTTGCCCCGCTCTGGCCGGTGCTGACGGGGCACGAACTCATTCTGCATGGCGCGGATTATGATTTGCATCTACTCGTGGAACAGGCTGGTTTTGTGCCAACCGCCGTCTTTGACACCATGCTGGCCGCGCGCATATTGGGTTACGATCGGTTCGGGCTGGGCGATCTGGTCACGCGGCATTGCGGGGTGACCCTGGAGAAAGGTTCGCAAAAGGCGGATTGGTCACGCCGACCGCTGACCCCAAAGCTGGAAGCCTACGCCCGCAACGATACCCGGTATCTGAAGGCCATCGAAACCATCCTGCGCGCCGAGTTGACGGCCAAAGGCCGGCTGGCCTGGCACCAGGAAATGTGTACCCGATTGGTGGCGGAGACCGCCCGCGCCACCCCGGTTGATCCGAATGAAATCTGGCGCGTCAAGGGAAGTTTTGCGTTAAGTCGTCCGCAGTTGGCGGTACTGCGCGAGGTATGGCATTGGCGCGAACAAGAGGCGCTGGCTTCCAAGCGTCCGCCGTTCTTTATCATGTCGCATGACGCGCTGATTGGCATCGCCCGCGCAGCCGTGGCGCAACAGGACCTGACGCCAATATTGCCCCGAAAATTTTATCCCCCCCGACGAGACCGGCTAGAGCAGGCGGTGGGACGCGGATTGGCCGTTCCCGCCAACCAACAACCGCTGCCGCCGCACCGGGAAAAGCATCGAATGAGTTATCGGCAGCGCAAGGCATTCGAGGCGTTGCAAGGCGTGCGGGATCGTCAAGCGACGGCACTCATGCTGGATCCCTCATTGATTGCCAGCAAAGCCACCCTGATCGCGCTAGCTTCGGATGGGGAGGTTGCCTGGCAGAAGATCATGTCCTGGCAGCGGGACTTGATGAAGGGGTAA
- a CDS encoding DUF2085 domain-containing protein: MSFTLSQLFYFACGQNAAHTWMPGGELLPVCQRCTGLYTGAAMALILHAWLRPRPTFAWCLVHSLLLLQMVPFGFHWVPQDAVVRTLTGYLFGGGLIGCLWLLPAQWKAGKSPETPARGRTVVYSVLASTVLGAVLWLVQAGPISAQILTGWIVLGFISLSVLSLLNLGALGIRIAKKIRAR, from the coding sequence ATGTCATTCACGCTGAGCCAACTGTTTTATTTCGCGTGCGGGCAAAATGCCGCTCATACCTGGATGCCGGGTGGCGAGTTGCTGCCGGTCTGCCAGCGTTGCACGGGGCTCTATACCGGCGCGGCCATGGCCTTGATTTTACACGCGTGGTTGCGCCCGCGCCCCACGTTCGCTTGGTGCCTGGTGCACAGCTTGCTGCTCCTGCAGATGGTTCCGTTCGGATTTCATTGGGTGCCACAGGATGCCGTGGTGCGCACCCTGACCGGCTACCTGTTTGGCGGCGGGCTGATTGGCTGCTTGTGGTTGTTACCGGCACAGTGGAAAGCAGGTAAAAGTCCAGAGACACCTGCGCGTGGAAGAACTGTTGTTTACAGCGTGCTGGCGTCAACTGTCCTCGGAGCCGTGCTATGGTTGGTTCAAGCCGGACCGATTAGTGCGCAGATTCTCACGGGCTGGATTGTGCTTGGATTCATTTCCCTCTCAGTCCTGTCACTCCTGAACCTGGGGGCATTGGGCATCCGTATCGCCAAGAAAATTCGAGCGCGTTGA
- a CDS encoding DUF2721 domain-containing protein gives MNFHALIPILQTAIGPVILISGVGLLLLSMTNRFGRVIDRSRQLAESLRKTPEPQGGRLSAQLQILFRRARLVRLAITLATISVLLAALLIIALFLIALFQLELGLLITILFIACLGSIIASLLVFLQDINLSLVALKLETDIKD, from the coding sequence ATGAACTTCCACGCGCTCATACCCATTCTCCAGACGGCCATTGGGCCGGTGATCCTCATTTCCGGCGTAGGGTTGTTGCTGTTATCCATGACCAATCGGTTTGGACGGGTGATTGACCGCTCGCGCCAACTCGCAGAGTCCTTGCGCAAAACTCCGGAACCGCAGGGTGGCCGGCTGTCCGCGCAGTTGCAAATTCTGTTCCGGCGCGCCCGCCTGGTACGGTTAGCCATCACGCTGGCCACCATCAGTGTGCTGTTGGCCGCCCTGCTGATCATTGCCCTGTTCCTGATTGCCCTTTTTCAACTCGAACTGGGTTTGCTCATCACCATCCTGTTCATTGCCTGCCTGGGTTCGATCATCGCCTCGTTGCTCGTTTTCCTCCAGGATATCAACCTGTCTCTGGTTGCCCTCAAGCTCGAAACGGATATTAAAGATTGA